The Chryseobacterium sp. 52 genome includes a region encoding these proteins:
- a CDS encoding TonB-dependent siderophore receptor, with product MKNVLICASLLGSILVLSQEKDSTALKSIDEVIINTYVKKDSEYSNKMPLKAIENPQVYSSIDKTILENQGIFTVDDAFKNITGLQTMWTSNGRAGDGGAYVSLRGFVSANSLRNGVLGAVTGSIDAVNLEKLEVLKGPSGTLFGSLLTSYGGVINRITKKPFETFGGNISLAGGSYDTYRAAVDINTPLTKDKKLLFRLNSAYTNEGTFQTEGLRRNIAVAPSLSYKPTDRLSINLDMELFQMKSMSDQTFFFFSGGYLAKVKSIKDFNLDYKNAYLGKDLTNTGRSINFFGQVNYTISNAITSSTNFSTSSSYSDGFMPYLFFAGNEITDLYRSDQSTRDSRKKSFNFQQNFNGDFHIGNLRNRVVLGFDYLRINNDQNFYDINGFDRDSNGNPIPVPLHQSGFDYTNFNGTALQAKYDAAAASMKPALIKGIQDNYAVYISNVLNITNNLNVLMALRVDHFINKPDPSNFDSPEDAKKLSQTFFSPKLGIVYEVIKDKVSLFGNYQNSFKNLDYYRNGDNIMATPVPQQANQLEGGIKTSLLNGKISSTFSYYHIKVKDVLRSLPDVPNASIQDGTIVSKGVDLEVNAYLVKGFTAIAGFSYNDSKYTKADESVANRRPNTSGSPYLVNLYASYQFLDGRLKGLGFGIGGNYASENKVVNMLDINPDTKIGTNNVLSLPSYIVLNASAYYDAKKFRIGVKVDNFTNQHYWIGYTTANPQKLINAVGTLTYKF from the coding sequence ATGAAGAATGTACTGATCTGTGCCTCATTGCTGGGTTCTATACTGGTTTTGTCTCAGGAAAAGGATTCAACCGCCTTAAAAAGCATTGATGAAGTGATCATCAACACTTATGTCAAAAAAGACAGTGAGTACTCCAATAAAATGCCTTTAAAAGCTATTGAAAACCCACAGGTTTACTCAAGCATAGATAAAACAATTCTAGAAAATCAGGGAATTTTTACGGTAGATGATGCTTTTAAAAACATTACAGGCCTGCAGACAATGTGGACCTCTAATGGAAGAGCGGGTGACGGAGGCGCTTATGTGAGCTTAAGAGGGTTTGTTTCTGCCAACTCTTTAAGAAACGGAGTTTTGGGAGCGGTAACAGGCTCAATAGATGCAGTTAACCTGGAAAAGCTTGAAGTTTTGAAAGGGCCTTCAGGAACATTATTCGGAAGTTTATTAACCAGCTATGGCGGAGTAATCAATCGTATCACGAAAAAACCTTTCGAAACTTTTGGAGGAAATATAAGTCTGGCAGGCGGAAGCTATGACACGTACAGAGCAGCAGTAGACATCAACACTCCTCTTACCAAAGATAAAAAACTATTATTCAGATTAAATTCTGCTTACACCAATGAAGGAACTTTCCAGACAGAAGGTTTAAGAAGAAATATCGCTGTGGCACCAAGCTTAAGCTACAAACCTACAGACCGATTAAGCATTAACCTGGATATGGAGTTATTCCAGATGAAAAGTATGAGCGATCAGACTTTTTTCTTTTTTTCGGGTGGCTATCTAGCAAAGGTTAAAAGTATTAAAGATTTCAATCTGGATTATAAAAACGCCTATTTAGGGAAGGATTTAACAAATACAGGACGAAGCATCAACTTTTTCGGACAGGTAAACTATACGATCTCTAATGCGATTACCTCTTCCACTAATTTCAGTACCTCTTCAAGCTATTCTGATGGATTTATGCCGTATTTATTTTTTGCAGGAAATGAAATTACTGATTTATACAGAAGCGACCAATCTACCAGAGACAGCAGAAAAAAATCATTCAATTTCCAACAAAACTTTAATGGTGATTTCCATATCGGAAATTTAAGAAACCGGGTCGTTTTAGGCTTTGATTATTTAAGAATAAATAATGATCAAAACTTTTATGACATCAATGGATTTGACAGAGATTCAAACGGCAATCCAATACCGGTGCCCTTACATCAGTCTGGATTTGATTACACAAATTTCAACGGTACAGCATTACAAGCAAAATACGATGCAGCTGCGGCAAGCATGAAACCTGCCCTTATAAAAGGAATACAGGATAATTATGCGGTCTATATTTCCAATGTCTTGAATATTACAAATAATCTGAATGTTTTAATGGCTCTGCGGGTAGACCATTTTATCAATAAACCCGATCCTTCAAACTTTGACAGCCCGGAGGATGCTAAAAAATTAAGCCAAACCTTTTTTTCTCCCAAACTGGGAATCGTTTACGAAGTGATAAAAGATAAGGTTTCCCTTTTTGGAAACTACCAGAACAGTTTCAAAAATCTGGATTACTATAGGAATGGTGACAATATAATGGCAACACCTGTTCCTCAGCAAGCGAACCAGCTGGAGGGAGGAATAAAGACCAGCCTGTTAAACGGGAAAATATCATCCACGTTTAGTTATTACCACATCAAAGTAAAAGATGTTTTAAGAAGTTTACCCGATGTTCCTAATGCATCTATACAAGACGGTACCATCGTAAGTAAAGGTGTTGATCTTGAGGTTAATGCATATCTGGTAAAAGGATTTACAGCCATTGCAGGTTTTAGTTATAACGATTCGAAATATACAAAGGCTGATGAGTCCGTTGCAAACAGAAGGCCTAACACCTCTGGTTCCCCTTACTTAGTTAATTTATATGCAAGCTATCAGTTCTTAGATGGCAGACTTAAAGGATTAGGTTTTGGAATTGGCGGAAACTATGCCAGCGAGAATAAGGTAGTCAATATGTTAGACATTAATCCTGACACAAAAATAGGAACAAACAATGTCCTTTCTCTGCCTTCTTATATCGTCTTGAATGCCAGCGCCTATTATGATGCTAAAAAATTCAGAATCGGGGTAAAAGTAGACAATTTCACGAACCAGCATTACTGGATCGGGTATACTACAGCCAATCCACAGAAGCTTATTAATGCAGTAGGAACACTGACTTATAAATTCTAA
- the secA gene encoding preprotein translocase subunit SecA, protein MSFLNKVLKGFLGDKKAQDLKEVKKVVTKIKAVEPSIQQLSDDGLREKTAEFKENIKSATSKITTQIEQVQEQIKNSSNVDEKEALFAKIETLKKESYDIEEKVLGQILPEAFSLVKETARRWAQNGEIRTKATDWDRQLAAAGKDFVEIQGDTAVWKNSWDAAGTPVNWDMVHYDVQFIGGVILHSGKITEMATGEGKTLVGTLPIYLNALPERGVHVVTVNDYLAKRDSAWMGPLYQFHGMSIDCIDNHQPNSDGRRKAYNSDITYGTNNEFGFDYLRDNMVTSPSELVQRELNFAIVDEVDSVLVDDARTPLIISGPVPQGDRQEFDVLKPSIDRIVDVQKKTVSAIFNEAKKLITAGNTKEGGFKLLQAYRGLPKNRQLIKFLSESGNRALLQKVEGQYMQDNNRDMPIVDKDLYFVIEEKNNQVDLTDKGVEYMSQGNSDNNFFVLPDIGTEIAEVEARNLSKEEEFEAKERLFSDFAEKSERVHTMSQLLKAYTLFEKDDEYVVIDGEVKIVDEQTGRIMEGRRYSDGLHQAIEAKENVKIEAATQTFATVTLQNYFRMYNKLAGMTGTAETEAGELWEIYKLDVVVIPTNRPIIRHDRQDLVFKTNREKYNAVIEEIEKLTAAKRPVLVGTTSVEISQLLSKALQLRKIPHQVLNAKLHKKEAEIVAGAGQPGAVTIATNMAGRGTDIKLSKEVKEAGGLAIIGTERHDSRRVDRQLRGRAGRQGDPGSSQFYVSLEDNLMRLFGSERIAKMMDRMGHKDGEVIQHSMISKSIERAQKKVEENNFGIRKRLLEYDDVMNKQRDVIYKRRKNALFGDHLKYDITNMIFDVSNSIVTKGKATGNYKDFEFDIIKFFTMESPVSENDLKTKQVPELTDILFKAAQEDYKMKLSLLKEKSFPIIENVYQNQGSMFKMIQVPFTDGHKTMTIVADLKEAYDTQCESLINDFEKNITLSIIDENWKLHLREMDDLRRSSQGAVYEQKDPLVIYKQESFHLFSEMVDKMNKEIISFLYKGEIPA, encoded by the coding sequence ATGAGTTTTTTAAACAAAGTTCTTAAAGGGTTTTTGGGAGACAAAAAAGCGCAGGACCTAAAAGAAGTAAAAAAAGTTGTAACAAAAATCAAAGCTGTTGAACCAAGCATTCAGCAATTGTCTGATGATGGTTTGAGAGAGAAAACTGCTGAGTTTAAAGAAAATATTAAATCTGCAACCAGCAAGATAACAACTCAAATAGAACAGGTACAAGAGCAGATAAAAAACTCATCTAACGTTGATGAGAAAGAGGCTCTTTTCGCAAAAATTGAGACTCTTAAAAAAGAATCATACGACATTGAAGAGAAAGTCCTTGGACAGATTCTTCCTGAAGCTTTTTCATTGGTAAAAGAAACAGCAAGAAGATGGGCTCAGAACGGAGAGATCCGTACTAAAGCAACGGACTGGGACAGACAATTGGCTGCTGCAGGTAAAGATTTCGTGGAAATCCAGGGAGATACTGCCGTTTGGAAAAACTCATGGGATGCTGCAGGAACACCTGTCAACTGGGATATGGTTCATTACGATGTACAGTTTATCGGTGGGGTTATTCTTCACAGCGGTAAAATCACAGAAATGGCAACGGGTGAAGGTAAGACCTTAGTGGGAACATTACCTATCTACCTGAATGCACTTCCGGAAAGAGGAGTTCACGTTGTAACGGTGAATGACTATCTTGCCAAAAGAGACTCCGCCTGGATGGGGCCATTGTATCAGTTCCATGGAATGTCTATTGACTGTATCGATAACCACCAGCCTAACTCAGACGGAAGAAGAAAAGCATACAATTCAGATATTACTTACGGAACAAATAACGAATTCGGTTTCGATTATTTGAGAGATAACATGGTGACTTCACCTTCAGAACTGGTACAAAGAGAATTGAACTTTGCGATCGTGGATGAAGTTGACTCCGTATTGGTAGATGATGCAAGAACTCCATTGATTATTTCCGGTCCTGTTCCTCAGGGAGACAGACAGGAATTTGATGTTCTTAAGCCTTCTATCGACAGAATTGTGGATGTTCAGAAGAAAACAGTTTCTGCGATCTTCAATGAAGCTAAAAAGTTAATCACTGCCGGAAATACAAAAGAAGGAGGATTCAAATTGCTTCAGGCCTACAGAGGTCTTCCTAAAAACAGACAATTAATCAAGTTTTTATCAGAAAGCGGAAACAGAGCATTGCTTCAGAAAGTTGAAGGCCAATACATGCAGGACAACAACCGTGATATGCCGATTGTAGATAAAGATCTTTATTTTGTAATAGAGGAAAAAAATAATCAGGTTGATCTTACTGACAAAGGAGTTGAATACATGTCTCAAGGTAACTCTGACAATAACTTCTTCGTTCTTCCGGATATCGGAACAGAAATCGCTGAAGTGGAAGCCAGAAACTTATCCAAAGAGGAAGAATTTGAAGCTAAAGAGAGACTTTTCTCTGACTTTGCAGAAAAATCTGAGCGTGTACACACGATGAGCCAGCTTTTAAAAGCATATACATTATTTGAAAAAGATGATGAGTATGTAGTCATTGATGGTGAAGTAAAAATCGTTGACGAGCAGACAGGTCGTATCATGGAAGGACGCCGTTATTCAGACGGTCTTCACCAGGCGATTGAAGCGAAAGAAAATGTAAAAATCGAGGCAGCAACTCAAACTTTTGCGACAGTAACGCTTCAGAACTATTTCCGTATGTACAATAAACTTGCGGGGATGACGGGTACTGCTGAAACAGAGGCTGGGGAACTTTGGGAAATCTACAAATTAGATGTTGTGGTAATTCCTACCAACCGTCCGATTATAAGACACGACAGACAGGATTTAGTTTTCAAAACTAATAGAGAAAAATATAATGCTGTAATTGAAGAAATTGAAAAGTTAACCGCAGCAAAAAGACCTGTACTGGTAGGTACAACGTCTGTTGAAATTTCTCAGTTACTTTCAAAAGCACTTCAATTAAGAAAAATACCTCATCAGGTGTTGAACGCGAAGCTTCACAAGAAGGAAGCAGAAATTGTAGCAGGAGCTGGACAACCGGGTGCTGTAACAATTGCGACCAACATGGCTGGTCGTGGTACGGATATTAAACTGTCTAAAGAAGTAAAAGAAGCAGGTGGTTTAGCGATTATCGGTACTGAAAGACATGACTCAAGACGTGTTGACAGACAGCTTAGAGGTAGAGCGGGACGTCAGGGAGATCCGGGAAGTTCTCAGTTCTATGTATCTCTTGAAGATAACCTGATGCGTTTATTCGGTTCTGAAAGAATTGCTAAAATGATGGACAGAATGGGTCATAAAGATGGTGAAGTGATTCAGCATTCAATGATCAGCAAGTCTATTGAAAGAGCGCAGAAAAAAGTAGAGGAAAATAACTTCGGTATCAGAAAGAGACTTCTTGAGTATGATGACGTAATGAACAAGCAGCGTGATGTGATCTACAAGAGAAGAAAGAATGCTTTGTTCGGGGATCACCTGAAGTATGACATTACAAACATGATCTTTGATGTTTCCAACTCTATTGTTACAAAAGGAAAAGCGACAGGAAACTATAAAGATTTCGAATTTGATATCATTAAGTTTTTCACCATGGAATCTCCTGTCTCTGAAAATGATCTAAAGACTAAACAGGTTCCGGAATTAACAGATATCCTTTTCAAAGCAGCTCAGGAAGATTATAAAATGAAGCTGAGCTTACTGAAAGAAAAATCATTCCCTATTATTGAGAATGTTTATCAGAATCAGGGTTCAATGTTCAAAATGATCCAGGTTCCTTTTACAGACGGACACAAAACAATGACTATTGTTGCTGATCTGAAAGAAGCTTACGATACTCAGTGTGAAAGCCTGATCAATGATTTTGAAAAGAACATTACTTTATCTATCATTGATGAAAACTGGAAACTTCACCTTCGTGAAATGGATGACCTGAGAAGATCTTCTCAAGGTGCCGTTTACGAGCAGAAAGATCCATTGGTAATCTACAAACAGGAATCATTCCACTTATTCAGTGAAATGGTTGACAAAATGAACAAAGAAATTATTTCTTTCTTATACAAAGGAGAAATCCCGGCTTAA
- a CDS encoding DUF2797 domain-containing protein, translated as MQFQGQILKMTSYDAQPIQYYLNLSGDLIHMNELFGKELSIKHTGFQCVNCGENKPIYRMGFCKSCFFESPYASDTIIRPELSTAHLGVAERDLEVEKQIQLQPHTVYLAYTGDVKVGVTRNTQIPTRWIDQGATFALPIARTENRYEAGMIEVALKEHLPDKTNWRKMLQDDFEGEIDLADFQQKIRQYFPEDFQKFYSEGEDVWKFDYPFEKPEKVTSFTLDKKPEFSGKLTGIKGQYLSFEGGNFINIRGHEGYVIELEIKN; from the coding sequence ATGCAGTTTCAAGGGCAAATTTTAAAAATGACGAGCTATGATGCACAGCCGATCCAGTATTATCTGAATCTTTCAGGAGATCTTATCCATATGAATGAGCTGTTCGGGAAAGAACTGAGTATAAAACATACGGGATTTCAATGTGTCAATTGTGGGGAAAATAAGCCTATTTACAGAATGGGATTCTGCAAAAGCTGTTTCTTTGAAAGTCCTTATGCCAGTGATACAATCATTCGTCCGGAGCTTTCTACAGCCCATTTAGGGGTTGCTGAACGTGATCTGGAAGTGGAAAAACAAATCCAGCTGCAGCCTCATACCGTATATCTTGCCTATACGGGAGATGTAAAGGTAGGCGTGACGAGGAATACTCAGATTCCGACAAGATGGATCGACCAGGGAGCTACTTTTGCACTTCCGATTGCCAGAACAGAGAACCGTTACGAAGCCGGAATGATAGAAGTAGCCCTAAAAGAACACCTTCCGGATAAGACAAACTGGAGAAAAATGCTTCAGGATGATTTTGAGGGAGAAATAGATCTTGCCGATTTTCAGCAGAAGATCAGACAGTATTTCCCTGAAGATTTCCAGAAGTTCTACAGTGAAGGAGAAGATGTCTGGAAGTTTGATTATCCTTTTGAAAAGCCTGAAAAAGTGACTTCATTTACCTTGGATAAAAAACCTGAATTTTCTGGAAAGCTGACAGGAATCAAAGGGCAGTATCTTAGTTTTGAGGGTGGAAATTTTATTAACATTAGAGGACACGAAGGATATGTGATCGAATTGGAGATAAAAAATTAA
- a CDS encoding TonB-dependent siderophore receptor: protein MKKITIAAAVLTSMLALAQQKDTIKSNDIEEVVVSGRYYQKYKLNEVSGSLRLQTPIIELPQNVQSISGQVLADQITLNMSEGIVRNVSGARKVEHWDNVYSNVFMRGASIATYMNGMNVSSTWGPINPDASIIDRIEFVKGPAGFMGSMGDPAGFYNVVTKKPTGKFANSVRFTTGSYNLFRGEADLDGVIVKDGVLDYRVNLMGSSNKSWSENDKTSKIIIAPSITFRPTKTTTFTAQYNYQYLKFNQPGAYLMSNDGYASLNVHTNFNDPNFKKTEVKDQSLFLTLDQKLFKDWVWSTQYAYMDMNYDGGSWWGTFDPNDKNIFNRTVSNWQAVGKNHIFQTYLRGSLNTGNIVHKIIAGFDYGDRKYNADFSGYGPGVYPINIQNVQYGVNPSTLPPDSFYTLNSSAPFYNDQGVKYTSYYAQDQIEMFNNKLRVTLAGRYTSGTTFAGYPYYSEGNIVPKDKAGEFTPRVGISYSINEDLSAYGIFDKTFVPQSGTGINQTKITDPFRGQNLEVGLKKDWFGGKWNSTFAVYEIRRQNILTNGSKDQNNGIAFQVATGEQRARGFEADIKGEIIKGLNIVVNYAYTDAKTIKDNTPELIGQQSPGNAKNVQNTWLSYRFEHGHLKGFGISAGYQYQGGRQSWFGTSAKQDQSLEDYFDTNFGISYVAKKFDVNLLLNNVLNRKLYSGYRPDDGSYAWIYNAPRNWRLSIGYKF, encoded by the coding sequence ATGAAAAAAATAACAATAGCAGCAGCGGTCTTAACATCCATGTTGGCTTTAGCTCAGCAAAAAGACACTATTAAATCCAATGACATTGAAGAAGTTGTTGTCAGCGGAAGATATTATCAAAAATATAAGCTTAATGAGGTTTCAGGATCATTAAGGCTACAGACTCCGATTATTGAACTTCCTCAGAATGTACAGTCTATAAGCGGACAGGTTCTGGCTGATCAGATCACCTTAAATATGTCTGAAGGAATTGTCCGTAACGTAAGTGGTGCCAGAAAAGTGGAACACTGGGACAATGTTTACTCTAATGTTTTCATGAGAGGAGCAAGTATCGCAACGTATATGAACGGAATGAACGTTTCTTCAACATGGGGACCTATCAATCCTGATGCTTCCATTATTGACAGAATAGAATTCGTAAAAGGTCCTGCCGGATTCATGGGATCTATGGGCGACCCTGCCGGATTTTATAATGTGGTGACAAAAAAACCTACAGGAAAATTTGCCAACAGCGTAAGATTCACAACCGGAAGCTATAATCTTTTCAGAGGAGAAGCAGATCTTGACGGTGTTATCGTGAAAGATGGTGTTTTGGACTACCGTGTAAACTTAATGGGAAGTTCCAACAAATCATGGTCAGAAAATGATAAGACCAGCAAAATAATTATTGCTCCGTCTATTACGTTCAGACCTACAAAAACAACGACATTCACAGCACAGTATAATTATCAATATTTAAAATTCAATCAGCCGGGAGCTTATTTAATGTCTAATGACGGTTATGCTTCATTAAATGTTCATACTAACTTTAACGACCCAAACTTCAAAAAAACAGAAGTAAAGGATCAGAGCCTATTCTTGACTTTGGATCAGAAATTATTCAAAGACTGGGTGTGGAGTACACAGTATGCTTACATGGATATGAACTATGACGGTGGCTCTTGGTGGGGAACTTTTGACCCGAACGATAAAAATATATTCAACAGAACTGTAAGCAACTGGCAGGCAGTTGGGAAAAACCATATTTTCCAGACGTATTTAAGAGGTAGTCTTAATACCGGAAATATCGTTCATAAGATTATTGCAGGATTTGATTACGGAGATAGAAAATATAACGCAGATTTCTCAGGATATGGACCGGGAGTTTACCCAATCAATATTCAGAATGTACAATATGGGGTAAATCCATCTACTTTACCTCCGGATAGTTTTTATACTTTAAACTCTTCAGCTCCTTTCTATAATGATCAGGGTGTAAAATATACCTCATACTACGCACAGGATCAGATCGAAATGTTCAATAATAAGCTACGTGTTACATTAGCAGGAAGATACACCAGCGGAACTACGTTCGCAGGATACCCATATTATTCTGAAGGAAACATTGTGCCTAAAGATAAAGCCGGCGAATTTACACCTAGAGTGGGAATCAGTTATTCAATTAATGAGGATTTGTCAGCTTATGGAATATTTGATAAGACATTCGTTCCGCAATCTGGAACAGGAATTAATCAAACAAAAATAACAGATCCTTTTAGAGGACAGAACTTAGAGGTAGGATTAAAAAAAGATTGGTTTGGTGGTAAGTGGAATTCAACTTTTGCCGTTTATGAAATCAGAAGACAGAATATTCTGACCAATGGAAGTAAAGACCAGAACAACGGAATTGCCTTTCAGGTAGCAACAGGAGAGCAGAGAGCAAGAGGTTTTGAAGCAGATATCAAAGGGGAAATCATCAAAGGATTAAATATTGTTGTTAACTACGCTTACACAGACGCTAAAACCATAAAAGACAATACTCCTGAACTTATCGGTCAGCAGTCCCCCGGAAATGCCAAAAACGTGCAAAATACATGGCTGAGCTACAGATTTGAGCACGGTCATCTAAAAGGATTCGGTATTTCAGCCGGATATCAATACCAGGGAGGAAGACAGTCCTGGTTTGGAACAAGCGCCAAGCAGGATCAAAGCCTTGAAGATTACTTTGACACCAACTTCGGGATCTCTTATGTAGCCAAAAAATTCGATGTTAATCTATTGCTGAACAATGTTCTGAACAGAAAGCTTTATAGCGGATACAGACCAGACGACGGTTCATATGCATGGATCTACAATGCTCCGCGTAACTGGAGATTATCAATAGGATATAAATTTTAA
- a CDS encoding GDP-mannose 4,6-dehydratase, which produces MTYLITGGSGFIGSHLIEQLLRHGHSVINVDNFDDFYSYQIKIKNTLESIDKISDFEFSDKETDIRYLTDYSQSDKYQMYYQDIRDKKGLETIFNNHDIDLVIHLAALAGVRPSIERPLEYEEVNVRGTMNLWELCKEFNINKFVCASSSSVYGNNEKIPFAESDNVDHPISPYAATKRSGEILGHVYHNLYHIDMVQLRFFTVYGPRQRPDLAIHKFTKLISEGQEIPFYGDGNTARDYTYIDDIIDGIIKSVLYLETHSGVYEIINLGESEVVTLSEMVATIEHTLEISATKKNLPMQPGDVQKTNADITKAKTLIGYKPDTDFQNGIKKFVEWFLRK; this is translated from the coding sequence ATGACTTATCTTATAACAGGAGGAAGCGGATTTATAGGCTCCCATTTAATAGAACAATTATTAAGACATGGACATTCTGTCATAAACGTTGACAATTTTGATGATTTCTATAGTTATCAGATAAAAATTAAAAATACTTTAGAGTCTATTGATAAAATTTCGGATTTTGAGTTTTCAGACAAAGAGACCGATATCAGATATTTAACTGATTATTCCCAGTCAGATAAATACCAGATGTATTATCAGGATATCCGTGATAAGAAGGGACTTGAAACTATTTTTAACAATCACGATATTGATCTTGTCATTCACCTTGCAGCGCTTGCCGGCGTTCGTCCATCCATTGAAAGACCCCTGGAGTATGAAGAAGTAAACGTGCGCGGCACTATGAATCTCTGGGAACTCTGTAAAGAATTCAATATCAATAAATTTGTATGTGCATCTTCTTCAAGTGTATACGGAAACAATGAAAAAATTCCATTTGCGGAAAGCGATAATGTAGACCATCCTATTTCTCCTTATGCTGCTACAAAAAGGAGTGGCGAAATACTGGGACATGTCTATCATAATCTGTATCATATTGATATGGTCCAGCTTCGGTTTTTCACAGTATACGGCCCCAGACAGAGACCCGATCTTGCCATTCACAAATTCACAAAACTGATATCGGAGGGCCAGGAAATCCCGTTCTATGGTGACGGGAATACAGCAAGAGACTATACGTATATTGATGATATTATTGACGGAATTATAAAGTCTGTCCTGTATTTGGAGACTCATTCCGGTGTGTATGAAATCATTAACCTTGGAGAAAGTGAAGTCGTTACTTTATCCGAAATGGTTGCGACCATAGAACACACGCTGGAAATTTCTGCCACTAAAAAAAATCTGCCAATGCAGCCGGGAGATGTCCAGAAAACCAATGCAGATATCACAAAAGCGAAGACATTAATAGGCTACAAACCAGACACAGACTTCCAAAATGGCATAAAAAAATTTGTGGAATGGTTTTTGAGAAAATGA
- a CDS encoding DUF2795 domain-containing protein yields the protein MYWTLELASYLSDAPWPMTKAELIDYAIRTGAPMEVVENLQAIEDEGEIYESIEEVWSDYPTDEDFLWNEDEY from the coding sequence ATGTACTGGACATTAGAATTAGCCTCATATCTAAGTGACGCACCTTGGCCAATGACAAAAGCAGAACTTATTGACTATGCAATCAGAACTGGTGCACCAATGGAAGTAGTGGAAAACCTTCAGGCAATCGAAGACGAAGGAGAAATCTATGAATCTATCGAAGAGGTTTGGAGCGACTATCCTACCGACGAGGATTTCCTTTGGAACGAAGACGAATATTAA